The Ascidiaceihabitans donghaensis genome includes the window CACCCAACGTCCGTTGATGCGATATTTGAAGCCGCCGCAGAATCCGGCCAACGCATCGTGGCGGGCAAGACCTGCATGGACCGCAATGCACCGCAAGATTTGCAAGACACAGCGCAATCCGCCTACGACGACAGCCTTGCATTGCTGACGCGCTGGCACGGGGTGGGCCGGGCCGAATATGCGATCACACCGCGTTTTTCGCCGACCTCTACCCCCGCACAACTGGACGTACTTGGCGCACTGTGGGCCGCACATCCCGAGTGCCTGATGCAGACCCATCTTAGCGAACAACCGGATGAGATCGCCTGGGTCAAATCACTTTATCCCGACGCCCGTGATTATCTGGACACCTATGAAGCACACGGCCTGCTGGGGGCACGCGGTGTCTACGGCCATGCCATCCATATGGAGCCGCGCGAAATGGACCGTTTGTCTGATGTTGGTGCAGCGGCGGTACACTGCCCCACATCCAACACATTCATTGGATCGGGCCTGTTCGATCTGGCGAGCATGAAAGCAAGGATGCCTGTAGGCTTGGCCACGGACACCGGGGGCGGATCATCCTTTTCGATGCTGCGTACGATGGCCGCAGCTTATGAAATCGCACAGTTGCGCGGCACCCCCACACACGCCGCCCAGCTTTTGTGGTTGGGTACAGCGGGCTCTGCACGCAGCCTCCATTTACAAGACAAGATTGGCCATCTGGGTGTCGGGTTTGAAGCGGATGTTTGCGTGTTGGATTTGGCCTCAACGCCTGCCATCGCGCAACGCAGCCAGCGGGCCAAAGACGTCTGGGACGCGGTATTTGCGACCATCATGATGGGTGATGACCGTGCCGTGGCAGATTTGTGGATCGCGGGACGTCAGGTGCAAGAATAGCGGTTAACGCACAGGCGCTTCACAAAACGTCCCGAAGCTGGCGCGCCAATCGGTTTTGCGTTTGAACCGTTTTCTCCAGATCCATCGTGACCATATGCCCGTCGCGCACAATCTGGCGCCCTTCAACGACGAGGTGCTTCACCGTCGTAGGTCCCGCCAAAAGCAACGCCGCAGGATCCCAACTGCCGGCGCTTTCGATGCCAGAGACATCCCATATCGCCACATCGCCCCGTGCGCCCGTTTGCAGTCTTCCGCATTCGGGGCGCCCCAGCACATCAGCACCGCCGCGCGTCGCTATTTCAAGGGCTTCACCGGCGCTCATGGCATCGGCCCCGTTTGCGACCCGTTGCAACAGCATCGCTTGTCGCGCTTCCGCAACCAAATTGCCCGCATCGTTGCTGGCCGATCCATCCACGCCCAACCCTGTGGGCACGCCTGCATCGCGCAAAGCGCGCACAGGCGCTATGCCACTGCCCAAGCGGCAGTTGGAACAGGGACAATGCGCAATCCCGGTCTTGGTATCTGCGAACATTGCGATTTCGGACGCATCCAGTTTGACGCAGTGGGCATGCCAGACATCGGGCCCCGTCCAGCCCAAATCCTGAGCATATTGCCCGGGTCTTTTGCCAAAATTTTCGAGACTGTACGCGATGTCTTCGTCGTTTTCGGCAAGATGCGTGTGCATCATCACGCCTTTGTCCCGCGCCAAAATAGCCGCATCACGCATCAATTCCGTGCTGACCGAGAATGGCGAACACGGGGCCACACCAACACGGCACATCGAATTGGCAGAAGCGTCATGGAAGGCATCAATAACACGAATACAATCGTTCAGAATGTCCGCTTCACGTTCCACCAGACTGTCTGGTGGCAAACCGCCATCGCTTTCGCCAATGCTCATGGCCCCGCGTGTCGGTTGAAAGCGCAATCCGACTTCGGATGCGGCATGAATGGTGTCCTCAAGCCGTGCGCCGTTGGGGTAAAGATACAAGTGATCCGAGCTCAACGTGCATCCAGACAGCGCCAGCTCTGCCAGCCCGATCTGTGCGGATGTAAACATATGATCCGGCGTGAAGCGTGCCCAAATGGGGTATAGCGTTTGCAACCAACCAAACAACAGCGCGTCTTGCCCGCCCGGCACCGCGCGAGTCAGCGTTTGGTACAGATGGTGATGCGTGTTCACCAGCCCCGGTGTCACAACACACCCCGCTGCGTTGATGACCTCGCCCAATGGCGTTAGCCCGTGCCCGACTTCGGTAATTTGCCCGTTTTCAATTTGCACGTCCGCACCGTGCAACGCGCGACGTGTGTCATCCATCGTCAGGACAACGTCAGCATTCTGGATCAAGACCGTCGTCACAGATGTTCCTCCAAGATCGCCAATGCTGCTTTATGGATGTCTGCGTTGGCCGCGGCTATTACGCGCCCACCATTGTGGGCAGGGCCCCCCGCCCAGTCGGTTACGATGCCGCCCGCGCCCTGAATGACGCCAATGGGGCCTTGAATATCGTAGGCGTTCAGCTGGGCTTCGATCACCAGATCAATCTGCCCCGCAGCCAGCAAAGCGTAAGCATAGCAGTCCATGCCGTATCTCGTCAGCCGCGTTTGGCCTGCGACGGCATGAAAGGCTTTTGCCTCTGCTGTGGTTCCCACTTCCGGAAAAGTTGTGAAAATTGTCGCTTCGCTTAGCGGGCGGGGGCCGCGCGTTTTGAGTGTTGAATTGCCATGCGGCCCTTGTAGGTCTGCGCCTGCAGGTGAGCCCGTGAAACGTTCGCCGATGTAAGGCTGGTCAATGACCCCGATCACCGGCCCTGCATCGTCACCGACAGCGATCAAGACACCCCACGTTGGTGTCCCCGAGATGAAAGCACGCGTGCCATCTATCGGGTCCAATACCCAAGTCAGCCCAGTGGTGCCCGATGTCGCCCCGAATTCTTCACCCAAGATTGCATCATCAGGACGCAGGGCCGCCAAAACATCACGCATCGCTTGTTCCGCCGCCCTGTCGGCGACAGTAACCGGGTCGAACCCGTCGTCTAACTTGTTGTCGGACACAAGGTCCACGCTGCGGAAATGCGGCAGAATGGCCTGACGTGCAGCGTCCGCAAGCGCATGTGCCACTTCGGTCAGAGCTGCGATTTGATCATGTGAAACTGTCATAAAAAAGGGGTGCCACGATGCACCCCGTTTTGCAACTTAGGTTTTTAAATGCAATCACATGCCCAAGGCGTGATCAGGCCACATCACTAAGGACACGCGCCAATTCGAACAAACGACGACGCTGGGCTTCGGGGATCGCATAGTACGACCGAACCAAATCCATCGCTTCTTTGTCGGCGAACAGATCAGATGGTACCATGTTGCCCGCTTCGGCTGCTTCGGATCCTGCAGGTTCCAGCCCTTCGAAGAAGAACCCCACAGGCACGCCAAGCGATTCCGCGATGTCCCAAAGGCGTGATGCACTGACGCGATTTGCGCCCGTTTCATACTTCTGGATTTGTTGAAATTTGATCCCGACAAGCTCTGCAAGTTTTTGTTGGGTCATCCCGATAAGCCAGCGACGCTGCCTAATCCGTTTTCCGACGTGAGTGTCGACGATGTGAGCCATGAGTTTTCACCTGCGATGCGCAATGCCTGAAACCCGAGCCATACGACGCGCAATGCGCACAGTCCGAACGATCCCAAAGCAATACTAGCCTGTCGGGATTGGCCTTAAGGTACGCGACAACGCGCCTCATAAGCAACAAGTTCCGCACGTATGAGCTGATTTGCAGCGCCTTTATGCCCGCTAGGCGTTAAAGCTTTGTTAACGTTTTTCGTCAGTTCGGAGTCCCCTTCTGATGCCGAAGCAGGGTCAGAATGGACCCTTTCTAAAAATAATCTGGCGATAACAACGCGCTAGCAGAGATGCGAACAAATGTAGAAAATTGACGCTAATACACGTCAATTTTCATTAAATTCGATCCGAAGTAGCAACAAATTTATACAAAGTTTTTCAGATTATGCTGTGCATTTTGATGGTTTCAACCTGAAACTGCACGCAGCTTGACCGAATCACTGCCCGCAAAGGCACGTCTTAGAAGGTCAGCCAAAGTATCATGCACGACCCCTTTGGTGCTTTGCGCCCCGTATAAGTTGATGTGTTGCGCAGGCAATTCAGGCAGGCTTTCGTTGTGTTCTATCTGCTCCAGATGCGGCGGCTCTGTGCCTTCGATCATTGCATGCACAGCAAGGTCAGCTGCAACAGTTGCTTCAATCGTCCGGTCACTTTCGGTTTCGACCATCAGATCCCACTCCAAACCGGCGGT containing:
- the guaD gene encoding guanine deaminase, giving the protein MNDTTLLSGQVLTYSGDPFETPWQECVHIDSAGAIAMQGGHIVAVGAAADLRQAYPQATEVRYGDKLIVPGFVDAHVHYPQTGIIASWGKRLIDWLNTYTFPEETRFDDPVYAREIARLYLKLTRQHGTTTVCSYGTIHPTSVDAIFEAAAESGQRIVAGKTCMDRNAPQDLQDTAQSAYDDSLALLTRWHGVGRAEYAITPRFSPTSTPAQLDVLGALWAAHPECLMQTHLSEQPDEIAWVKSLYPDARDYLDTYEAHGLLGARGVYGHAIHMEPREMDRLSDVGAAAVHCPTSNTFIGSGLFDLASMKARMPVGLATDTGGGSSFSMLRTMAAAYEIAQLRGTPTHAAQLLWLGTAGSARSLHLQDKIGHLGVGFEADVCVLDLASTPAIAQRSQRAKDVWDAVFATIMMGDDRAVADLWIAGRQVQE
- a CDS encoding helix-turn-helix domain-containing protein, coding for MAHIVDTHVGKRIRQRRWLIGMTQQKLAELVGIKFQQIQKYETGANRVSASRLWDIAESLGVPVGFFFEGLEPAGSEAAEAGNMVPSDLFADKEAMDLVRSYYAIPEAQRRRLFELARVLSDVA
- a CDS encoding 8-oxoguanine deaminase; amino-acid sequence: MTTVLIQNADVVLTMDDTRRALHGADVQIENGQITEVGHGLTPLGEVINAAGCVVTPGLVNTHHHLYQTLTRAVPGGQDALLFGWLQTLYPIWARFTPDHMFTSAQIGLAELALSGCTLSSDHLYLYPNGARLEDTIHAASEVGLRFQPTRGAMSIGESDGGLPPDSLVEREADILNDCIRVIDAFHDASANSMCRVGVAPCSPFSVSTELMRDAAILARDKGVMMHTHLAENDEDIAYSLENFGKRPGQYAQDLGWTGPDVWHAHCVKLDASEIAMFADTKTGIAHCPCSNCRLGSGIAPVRALRDAGVPTGLGVDGSASNDAGNLVAEARQAMLLQRVANGADAMSAGEALEIATRGGADVLGRPECGRLQTGARGDVAIWDVSGIESAGSWDPAALLLAGPTTVKHLVVEGRQIVRDGHMVTMDLEKTVQTQNRLARQLRDVL
- the hisN gene encoding histidinol-phosphatase: MTVSHDQIAALTEVAHALADAARQAILPHFRSVDLVSDNKLDDGFDPVTVADRAAEQAMRDVLAALRPDDAILGEEFGATSGTTGLTWVLDPIDGTRAFISGTPTWGVLIAVGDDAGPVIGVIDQPYIGERFTGSPAGADLQGPHGNSTLKTRGPRPLSEATIFTTFPEVGTTAEAKAFHAVAGQTRLTRYGMDCYAYALLAAGQIDLVIEAQLNAYDIQGPIGVIQGAGGIVTDWAGGPAHNGGRVIAAANADIHKAALAILEEHL